ttctccCAAAGCTAAACTTACTTGATAATCAACAGCAATAAGAGGATGGTGAGGGGGGAAGGCCCTGGTTGATCCCTTTCTGTGCACCAGCAGAGTCCGCTCCTTTCCATCCACTACATGCTGTTCCACTTTGGCAATGTTGTGAGACACATCATAGATAACGTGCATGTCAAGGTCATCTGGGGTTGTGTTGAACACTTTGGCAAAAGCCTAAAAAGAGAACAAGTCAGGATGTGAGACACAAGATCATCATAATTCAGCCACAGTGGAACTGAATACAACAGTGCTGAGAATGACAGAATTGGACTGCATAGATTGTTTCTCTGCCACTGCCAGCTTCCTGTTGTAATTCAGTCAGATATCAATTAGGCAAATTTGTGCAACTCTGAAAAGCTGGCTTTAGCAACGTAATTCCCCAATTTTAGCAACAAAACCCCCAGTTTTCTTATATCCTCTGTTTCCAGCTCAAGGTGTTTTCAAAAATACTGCTTAAGCAGCTTCTGCCAAGTACAACCTGGTGATGTTGAGAGGTTTTAGACAGATTGTCAGGACTACATCTTTGTGCAAGTCTCTCCGGAAAAAAACAGTTTAAGAAACACACAAATGAAATAAAGTTAAATAATGCAACTACTCTCTGTTCTCTATGTCTGGGATGAAGCAGGAAAAATATCTGCATCAGAGACAACTGTGATCCTACCTGTCGTGTTAGGAAAGTCATGGAAGAGCGGTTAACCCAGGCATAGTTGCCAGCAGCTGCCATTCCCTTTAGGTAATCCTGTCCCTCTGTAGAGGCAATCCTGGCACACGCCAGCTGCCGATCATTCACTATGATTTTGTCCCGTTTCATAGCTTTTTCCATAGCCACCAGTGCATctggaaaataaacacagtAAGTCTAAGTGACTTCTTATTTTGCTGCAATCTTTGAGATTAACAGGGTGTCTGTAATTTATATCCTAAAACTGAACTCATGTGTCAATGGTCAAGCCCAAGGCCATTTCTCAAACACAAACGCAAATCTGTGGCAGAACGTTATCAACTGTTTGCAAACAGATAACACCAGACCAGGCAATTCAGGATCCTCTCAGCAATTCACTGCAGGAAATGCTCTTTGGTGCTGGAGTTTGCCGTCAGTGACAAGACCATGCTGGGGAGTTTGCCTCACTCCAGGTAGCTACACCAGTCAGATCATACCTGTGGCAACCTGGTGGCCCAGCCCTCTGCTTCCACTGTGGATCATCACGCACACCTGCCCTTTGTGGTCAATGCCCATTTTCTTGGCAGCGTATTCGTTGTAAATCTCATCCACCACCTGGATCTCGGCGTAATGATTTCCAGCTCCCAGGGTCCCCAGCTGCCAATCACAACACACTGATCAGACAGGGAGCCTTTGGGAGCACAGGGGAGAGCTACAGCAACAGGCAATAGGGCAAATTGCTACAGCAAAGTTTTGGGTTTAGAAAAGgttttttgggagaaaaatattCCCATATAAACTGCAAGGAAGTAGAACTCAGTAGCATCACCACTTTCCTTTTTGCTCAAACTTGTAACTACCTGTGATGTTGGAACAAGACTGTGATTAAACACGAGGAGCAGGATCTACATACAGACTGTGCTGCCACTTTTTTCCAACTTACTTCGGCCTGGATGGGAAGAGTGTAGCGTATTGAAACTTCAGTTTGTACAGACAAAGCAGACAGGCTTATACTCAGTTATAACTCCACAAAGAAATTACAATATCTTGTTAATCACGTACTTAAAACTTTTCAGTAGATTATAACAAGTTATTCCATTTCCAAGCCAAATTTTTTCAACTATGTAACAGATGCAAGGCAAATGATGAAAATTGGGGACATAACATTATTTTGAGGTTAAAATGCTGTAATTTTGCACCACCccaattaataaaaaataatatcaaTTAGACCAAGAATGTACAAGAAAGCTTTACAAATATGTCATTAGTATAGCCATCTCAAATTGTTCCACACAGAGTAGTGtgaaatatatatacaaattAAATCACACTATATATAGAAATTAAATCCAACTCTTAAAATGTGATTCAGTTATGAGCTAGTTCCATTTATTATTGTATCTTTTCTTGCCCTGCTATTACTTGCTGAGCAAACATGGATGAAAGTTGAACACTAACTCGCCTAtctcttaaaaacaaaatgcatCTGGATGTGGAAATGGCACCCAATATAACTTCCAGTACCAGATGTTAACAGATGAAAACCTGATGGCCCCAGAGACCTTGGATTAGCCCAGTATTATTCTTCTCTGTTTCAGCTTTGTCAAGCATTATTCAGAACTGACCTCACCATCTCACCTTTCCCCCTGCCCAGAAACACTAGACAGAGTTTGAAGAAAAGACACAGAGAACTACTTTCTAACATTTATATTTGAACCCTGGGAGCATGCACAGCCCCACTGAAAGATAACATTACCTGAGGCAGGCCCCTTTTCTTTGCCCTTGAAGAGACTTTGTTGGGGTCGGCCTGTAGCATTCTTCCATATTCCTCACAGTGCTCCTTGTCCTCTGCCCAGGCATAGCCCTCTCGGAGGGACCAGTCCACACCCATCTCCAGTGCCTCTTCCAAATCCCTGCAATTTCCAAACACCTACACATAAGATGACTATCCTTGGATATCCTCAAAACTCCACTGGATATGGCCTTGAGCAACTTGATGCCTTTTTTTGACAGACCTAACTTTAGATTTAGATCCTTCCTGCAAGGAATTGGGTGAGATGACCTCAAAAGATCCCatccaacctaaattattctattATGTTATGGTCAGCCCCCAGCTCTCCTAACAATATGTCCAGCTTCTTAATACTTCATGAAAGCTCTACAAATATATTAACTTTTGGTACATCATcactttttcctctttgctgggTGGAAATATCCTATTTTCTACCTATAATCCTCTCTTTCAAAAAAGGCCTTTATGTTCATGGaagttttcagaagaaatgaGAACCCAGCAAGAACCTTTAAGGGGTTTAAATGGGGAAGGAAAGAGCTGACTGTGCATTGATGATGATATCAGTCCTGGTAAGGCACACATGcagaaagaacagaaagcaGTCTAGAATGACTTTTCCTTTCTTAAGTCTCTCACTGATGAATCTTGCGTCAAAACAAACAACAGAGATGTCCCCTCTAGTGATGTGTGCACAGTCATTCTCTTACTTGGCATTCATGGGGATGACACCTTTGGAGCCAACACCAACAGGAATGTGGTCAAACATAGCCTGGGCGAGCTGTTCTTTCACAGGCTGCACATCGCTTTCGTCCAAATTTGTCCGCAGCAAGCGGACACCACAGTTGATGTCAAAGCCGACACCACCTGCAAGAGCAGAAAAAGCCATGTCAGGGAGCACGTTCTGAAGGCTGCAATCTCACTCCTTTTCCCGTGACACAGTACTGAGGGAAAATAAGCAGAACTGTACTAAGTTTCATTTTAACAGATTTACATGAAGCCTCAGATTTCAAGACATAGCTGTATGATTGCCTACAGAGCTCTCCATTTACAAAGTTACTCCAGCAAGCTGACAAAGAGAAGTGGACACAATTATAAAACACACTGCCCATAGAAAGAAGAGAGAATGTTCCTGTTCCGCTGCCTAAGGTCAGAAGAAAAGTGACAGATCTTAGAATAGCTCCCTGATGTAAAATGCTCTTAAAGCAATACCTAAAAGTAAGTTCTTTTTTGAATCTTCActggaataaataataaatagttaTAAGAAGTAATAAATACTTATAAGGAATACTATACTTCAGTTCTTGATGTTTTGCTTAactatttataataataaattctaTAAGGCAATGCCAAATGTGAAAGATAATCATGCCAGTTTTGTTATGAAGGTTCTGCTATTACTAATGTTAGAGGGGAGATACCAAACTAAGAGACTTTGGGTCTCAGTCAATCAGGAACACTTGAACTGAttaaagcaaaactaaaaacGAGTATCATGTTTCATGACAACCACACAAGCTTCAGACTGTCAGTAACCAAAGATCTGGGTGTTTACTAAAAAGACAGACATACTGTAAAGTCATGTTTTAAGTGGAGAAATATCCTCAAAAGATGTTTTCAAACTACTCAAAGAAACTAGTCAGTTCTTTATCAATCTGGTGAAACAAGGTCAAAGACTTCAGAACGGAAGGACATCACAAGTCCAAGCTGCAACACAAGGGCAATTCTCCCTGTACTGTTTAGCTGTTCTCAGTGTAATGACCTGCTCCATAAAGAATAAACACTCTAAGTGCAAGAATTAAGCACCCCTTAACTTCCTGTAATTCTcatattttttgctttgtttctgaaTGTAAAGTCCTGCCATTTTGAAAAGTACTTTTATGCCATCCCAGATATTTCTCAGAGCAGGTCAAGCCAGTCATCCTTACCTGGTGAAACCACTGCTTCAGGATCACTCATATCAAAGGCAGCCATGTTGCCAATAGCAAATCCATAACCAGAATGGACATCTGGAAGGCCTATTGATCTCTGAAAGGCAATTTTAAAGCTTTATGAAACAATTCTTGCAGAGTAGCCTTGGTTGTACTATGCCTTGTGGCAGTGGTTGTCATATTTGCAAACAAATATACCAAAAAGAGAATGGATGTTCAGATGTAGGTAGAGTGAACACATCAACTCAGGTAAGGGTCTAATCTCCTGCACTTACAGAACAGTCAAAAAAAGCAGGGAGCAGATCTCTGAAGCAAACACCCTGTGACACCCAGAAAGTTACCAGAAATTTGAACTTTTCAGTATCTATTAAAGTGCTACCACACACTGAAGTGAAGAGTACTTTTGAATGGAATTCTGTGCTTCTTCTGCCTCTCCTTGACATCACAGAGAAATCCTTGGTTTGGAGAGAAAAAGTTAAGATCTGATGTAGATGATTGTAGCATCTCTTCTACAAACTACCAGCCAAAATTCCCACTTTAGAAGGTTGTTACTATTCTACCTTACTCTATTTTGGCCTGACCCCTAAGGCATTTAATAGCATGATGGTCTGCCTTTTACTGCATCCATAAATTTAAAACTTCTGCCAAAAgagacaatttaaaaaaatgtgttatTTGTTACTTATTAATATATGCAACATTGAATGTGAAAAGGATAATTTCCACATTGTACTCTGCACTTCTTGAAAAGAGTCACAGGTAAGCATTTTCCTCCTGCATCATTATGTGATGCTTTGCTTCCAAAAAGGCACAGGATGAGGGAAGTCAGTGTTGAGTGCATGTGAAGGGTCACTACTCACATGAGGACAGTAACAATAGTACAGATAATGGTACCACTTCCTGCTCTCTCCACACTTCTCCATGTATTCCAGAGCAGAGGCAATTCAAAACCAACAAGCAGTTAGTatgaacagcaggaaaaggtgGCTCAAGAAACTGAAACAGCATGAAAACCTCTATGTCAAAAGACAAGCAATGAAGTAAGTGGCTGCTTCTCTCTCTGATACTTCAGTTTTGCAGCCTGCCCTTGCAAGCACTCCTTCCTCAGACTTGGGTTCCTAACACACAAACTGCCTTGAGAACAACTTTGATCCATAGCTCTTCTCGTGAAAGAGTTTCCATTTGGAATGCAATAATCTCAGGCTAATGGGAACAGAAAAAGAGCAGATTTTTCAAAGCAGGTACTCACGTGAACAATGCCAGGCAATGCAGCCACATTCCCAATCTGTTTCATagcaggcagaaagccaccCGCAcctgaaaaagattttttaaaaaaagtaatctgATAATTTACCATGATAATCACAATGAAACACTTTCTAAAGAGGCTGTTTAAAACACTGACAAAAAAGAAGTCAGCCACCAGCAAGACTTCTAACCTGGTATAAAGAGCCTGGCATTGTACACAATCTGCAGtttcattaaattatttcactgaAGACCAACTTCTGCTGTTTGTACCCATAGTGCGGGGTCTGTGCTAACAACAGCAgcgtgctgccccagcccagctggcggctgggatccagccctgcgctccagccccacagcgagcagccccaggcagcatCCCCCGGTGAACTCTGAGAGCGGCATTCAGGGGACACTCCGAGCAGCGGCAGCGCTGGCACAGCCCGCCACAGCGGCATTCAGGGGACACTCCGAGCAGCGGCAGCGCTGGCACAGCCCGCCACAGCGGCATTCAGGGGACACTCCGAGCAGCGGCAGCGCTGGCACAGCCCGCCACAGCGGCCGCGGCCCGCGCACGGCGGGAGAGCGCGCTCCCGTCCGCCGCCTCTCCGCGCCCGGCGCCGGGCCTGCCCGCTGCACTCTGCAGCTCGCAGAGCGACGTGCGGGGACACAGGACTAGAGGACAGCTTTAAGTTGTGCCGGGAGAGACTGAGCTTGGACATTAGGAGGAATGTTTTCGCGGAAAGACTGATTACACGTAAGGAGGTAGCGGAGTCACCGTCCCTGGAAGCGTTCAAGGAAAGGATGGAcggagcactcagtgccacggTCTAGTTGGTATGGTGCTGCTCGGTCACACGTTGCACTCGATGAtcttagagatcttttccaaaCCGACTGATTCTATGTTACCCCCGGGGTCAGGGGGTCCGCTCCCCGCCGGACCCACCTCCGCCGCGGCAGGCATTGCGCAGCTCCTCGAACATCAGCTTCTCCAGCGGGTCGTTCACGTAGAAAACGCCCTCCACCTGCGGGGAGAGCCGTCAGCCGTCCGGGCCGCCCCGAGCCCGACTCCGCGCCCCTTCCCCGACCCCCACCCCGGGCACCCAGGCCCCGTCCCACGCACACGCATGTTCGGCACGAAGCCCTTCTTGATCCGCCAGCAGTTCTTGTCGATCTTGTCCAGGTACTGCAGCTCATCGTTGTAGCTGCGGCTCATGGCGGCGGCGCTCCCGGTCGGCGGATCCCGATTGCAGCGCCGGCCGGCGGCAGGAACTGACGCGGGCCCGCTGCAGCAGCGGACAGGAGCCGCCGAGGCTCAAACctcctccctcagccctgcctcctccgtccgtccgtccgttTGCCCCTCGCCCGTGCCGCCCCCAGCGAAGCCCATGCTGGGCCCGTCTCCCTCGATGCTGGGGCAGCCCGCGGCAGGCACCGGGTACCCGGGGCCCGGGTGTGAGAGGCAGCGCAGGGGGCTGGGCTGTAcctggctgcctcctccctcACACCACTTGTGTGGAAAGTTTGTGTGGGGCTAGTTTGTGTGGAGAAACCCCAAGTATTTTTTTTGAGTGCCTGTGCGTGCTGAGCCCCGGGCAGAGTACCTTTGGGGTGTGTAGGTAcctccctgcagcaggtggTATGAGCTCGCTCAGCTCCGGACAGCGAAAGCTGCCTGCGCCCCATCGCTGATTGCTTCTCAGCGTAGGGAGGCCAGAGCCGGCTTCCCGTCCAGGCTTGGCACAAGCCCCTACGCATTGCAGGGCCGGCATGGCCCTCGGCAGAACTCTGTTCACATTTGCACACCAATAAAGTactgggaaaaggaggagaaagaaagagggTAAGATACCATACACAAATGAAGTAAGAAAAGTATCTAATCTTCAATTCAGAGAAAGATGTCAGAGAATTAGTTTTAGAGGACTTACTCAGAAACATTGAAGGAGTTAAATGTATCTAACCTGGCTAAACAGCACTTAAGAGGGCACATGACAGGCACACGGATTTGAAGAGTCACCCGGAAAGATGGAGAGTAGTACTGCCACTGGCTCAGGTCCTGTTCTGCATATTAAGATTTATGTTAACACACTGCAAAGATTTTACTTCCCATTGTAACTGGGACAGTTCTCAGTCTGACAGTTCCACGGTTCTGGAGAGGGCTCACTCCCTACTTCATGCATGGTGTGCAGAAGGGAAGTGCTTAAGGTTGTTAGAGTAGAAACATATTAGCAGGTGTATCTGCCCCAGCAGCATTTTGACAGTGTACTTTCCCTAATTTTAAGAGATTGCATCATCCTTCTGGAAGTGTACGGACAAAAGTGTATTTCAAAAGAGTCATTAatcttaaaaacatttttgcatCAATTAAActacagaataaataaatgtcaAGCATGCATTACATGTTTTCCCTTGGGTCTGCTTGTTACCACCATTACACCAACTAACCATTCCATGAGCTTTTTTTGATTCCCAGCACCCCCTCTTGCCCCCAGCCAGGATGGGGGTTGTCAGAGCTCAAGTTAAACATTTCACCAGAACTGGACAGTGTTTAGTCTTCAGAGTCACATTTTTGACCTGATTTGAAGTTCATGCTTAACATGTGGTCTTTCTTCTCCTGTAGTGTTTGTAGTGGGCATCAGTTGAAATCAACACATAtccctgcagggaggaaaaCAGTCATGGATATACTGTGAATTAAAATGAACAcgttattttggggtttcttaatttcaaattgATCTTGGTGTTTAAGGTCCAAAAATCTACTGAGAAGAGCTGAACCTTGGAAGTAACAAGTTTTATTCAACTCTGTCCTTTGAACTTTGCAAAAGGACTCTATCTTTCCCTGGGTGCTATCCCTTTGCACCATGTTAGCAACAGAAGGGAATCTAAAGATCATACAGCCTGCTCAGGAAGGTTCATCTGAGCCTTGAGGCAATTCGGCAAGGATCACAAGGGATTACCTAATTTGTGCCACTTAAGAATTAGCCATTTAATCTAAACTTGTCCTTAAAGCTTCCCCCAGTGTCAGCACATACAGAGCAATaagcctgcagagagcagctcatcacagtcacagaatcacagaatgggtggGGCTGGAAAtgaccttaaagaccatccagttccaacccccctgccatgggcagggacaccttccactagatcaggtaGCTCAAAGCACCATCCAGCCTGTCTATGAAAAGTAAGaactgtttttcttcctgttgaCCATAGCCATCAGACTGGGACTGGAAACTCTAGAACTAGAGCCTAAACTCTAGCCTTTAAATGGGAATCTCATTCACTTTGGTAGGGCATAGCAATTCTGTGTTGTCTCTTATTCCCTTGTTACTGATGAGGAGATTGGTGAGAGAACATGAGGGGGGAATGGGCACCGCAGAATCACTAAAATCCTTCATTCACAATTAGTCTATAGGACTGTTGGCAGTGAGTGCCACTGAAATCAGTGTCTGAGCAATTATTTTTTGTAGGGAACCAGGTATGTGGGAGGCAAAGAACAATTAAAATCAACCtttgcatttcctttcctgagCTGTGTTTTGTGCTTAACCTCTAACAAAGATTTAGAAGTCTCTGCaaagaaaaacttcaaaaaaactgaaaataactTTGAGAAGTTGTTAAGCAAGTGGAGAAATGCAGAAGGCTTACTCATTTTCTGGGCATTAATTTGTCAGCAATGCCCTTGTACTGACTGGTTACCAAGCAACATTCTGTATGCTCAAACTAAGGGCTAGTTTTGGAGAAGGATAACCAGaaggcaaaaaatattttctgagagCTCACTAGCTACTTTTGGCTACTAGCCTCAGTCATTATCACCAATTATTAACAAAATCCGGGCATCCTAGATGCACAAGATTGAATTCTCCTCCCTCTCATATTCCAAGTATTCAACAAAACTGTGAGATAGCAATAACTCTAATTTGATGTGGTTGGCCAAACTTGAACAATATGTCAAGCCTGTTTTTACACTCAATTCCAACTTAGAAGGCTGAAGAAGTTGTACATTTGATCACTTCATAGTTTTATAATCAGTTCTAACTTTTCCTCTCAAAGAAAGATACATTTGTTTCTAATAGAATTTTACCATTTAAGGACCTCATTTTAAACCCATTTTTATTAGTTAAGTAGCTCCAACACAGCAAATTTCTGGCActgaaaaagtaaat
This region of Ammospiza caudacuta isolate bAmmCau1 chromosome 5, bAmmCau1.pri, whole genome shotgun sequence genomic DNA includes:
- the RTCB gene encoding RNA-splicing ligase RtcB homolog — its product is MSRSYNDELQYLDKIDKNCWRIKKGFVPNMRVEGVFYVNDPLEKLMFEELRNACRGGGAGGFLPAMKQIGNVAALPGIVHRSIGLPDVHSGYGFAIGNMAAFDMSDPEAVVSPGGVGFDINCGVRLLRTNLDESDVQPVKEQLAQAMFDHIPVGVGSKGVIPMNAKDLEEALEMGVDWSLREGYAWAEDKEHCEEYGRMLQADPNKVSSRAKKRGLPQLGTLGAGNHYAEIQVVDEIYNEYAAKKMGIDHKGQVCVMIHSGSRGLGHQVATDALVAMEKAMKRDKIIVNDRQLACARIASTEGQDYLKGMAAAGNYAWVNRSSMTFLTRQAFAKVFNTTPDDLDMHVIYDVSHNIAKVEQHVVDGKERTLLVHRKGSTRAFPPHHPLIAVDYQLTGQPVLIGGTMGTCSYVLTGTEQGMTETFGTTCHGAGRALSRAKSRRNLDFQDVLDKLADMGIAIRVASPKLVMEEAPESYKNVTDVVNTCHEAGISKKAIKLRPIAVIKG